DNA sequence from the Mus caroli chromosome X, CAROLI_EIJ_v1.1, whole genome shotgun sequence genome:
GCACCTGAACATGGTAAGTTTAACATGATTAACCAGATTgcatcaatttttaaatttaattgactTTTAAAGATGCTTTTCTAGCTGGGAGGTGCTAGTGTACATTTCATAGTGTTTTGCAGATTACTgatatatcttttctttcttatcaaaACCACTAGGAAAAGGAGGCAAAAACCGGCGTAGAGGCAAAAATGAGAATGAATCCGAAAAGCGAGAGCTTGTGTTCAAGGAGGATGGGCAAGGTAAGATGCTGAAGAAGCTGGGATCTTGTTTGAGTTTCccatttgtttttctatgttGGGGATCGAACACTTTCTGGCTAACAGACTAGACTCCTGGCTGGCTGCCTCTGATAATGTTTGAGTTTATTTGCACTGACATTTGGCTATtatcttttcttaaaagattCTGGTTAAGAATTTGGCATTCTAGGCCAGGCATAGTAatatacacctttttttttttttaggatttattttatgtatatgagtacactaccgctttcttcagacacactggaagatgGCAATGGATCCCcatgtagatggttgtgagccaccatgtggttgctgggaattgaactcaggacctctggaagagcagcctgtgcttttaaccactgagccatctctctagtccagtaatacacgtctttaatcccaacactcagaggcagagagacaagcaGGTGGATCTGTTGACTTCCAGGCTAACCAAGGCTATATGACAATAAATCTCTCATGTCaagaaaaagagaataatttGGCATTTGACCCAAGTGAAAGAATATTCTGGCTTTCTAAGAATAAATACTCTTATACTAATTCAGCAAGGCTATCACTAACATTTAAGACACTTTTGCTGAAAATGTCATGAGATTTCTCTAATAAAGattgaaagagggagaagaattaAGGACATGAAACAAGTAAAGATGTGAGTGTGAGATTTCTGAGGTCTGGCATGTATGCTGACACCTTTGATCTTTAGAAGTAGAGCATAGTCACGAGCGGTGCAATTAAAACATCTAATAACAGACCTGGGTTGTTCCATTACAAAGTCTTCTTTCTAGTTCAACCACTAACTAGCCAAGTGTTTAGCTCCCTCTACTTATTCCATATATgctctttgtatatttattcCTTATAAATGAAACCACGTGTTGTTTATATTCAGTGGACTACTATAAAGTTGCTTTTATCAAAGGAAGTAggcagtatttcttttttttctcttagaataTGCTCAAGTAATCAAAATGTTGGGAAACGGACGATTAGAAGCCATGTGTTTTGATGGTGTAAAGAGACTGTGCCACATCAGAGGGAAACTGAGAAAAAAGGTAAGTATTTGGCCATGCATTTTATCCTAATATAAAAGTGGagaggagccaggcgtggtggcgcacgcctttaatcccagcactcgggaggcagaggcaggtgaatttctgagtttgaggacagcctagtctactgagtgagttccaggacagccaggactacataccCTGTctggaacccccccccaaaaaaaagtggAGAGGAATATGTGGAGGAAATGCCTCGgtttggtggggtggggcatttctgtttttatagtaGATAACCACGTGGTTTGTAAACTCAGTTTCTAAGTGAATCATCTTGAGGATTTCAtgattccattttaaaaaaaaaaaaaacataccatacagtgatttttcttttataggtTTGGATAAATACCTCAGATATCATATTGGTGGGGCTACGAGATTACCAGGTAAGTCACTTTTCAGTTTGTTGTTGATTTGCTTGAACTTGGGGTGCCATTTCCTAATAGCCCATTGTGTCTTGGGCGTTATTTATGCTGGAGATCCCTGGCATTATGGTTCCCAAATGCCAGTCTGAGGAGTCAGACACTCAGTTTTTCTCTGTCATGATCATTTGAAGTTTTCCATTTTACAATGACCGATACTACTGTGtcatgggtttcttttttttttaagttgtcctccagtttttctttttcactttgtaCTTCCTTTAAAATCTAGGAACCAATTGTGTAGGGTTTTACAGCTGAATGAAGCCAGTTCTAGCCCATAAATGGGACATAGCCTGTTatattcatttcttgttttaaaatttactttacatcccaatatcagctcctcctcccccctcagTGCCCCCCACGTAGaacctctctccattcctccctccccttgtctTCTAATTGCTATGACACTAGCAAAAGGAAGAAGGGCTCTGTTTCAGCACAGCTTGGAGGGACAGTCCATCATAGTGGACAGTGCCGCAGGAACCCAAGGCAGCTGATCGGTCCCCCTATCACAACCACTAGGACCGTCCCTTTAATGCATTTCTCTTTGTTTGCCTTTCATCACATACTTAGTTTTTTACTTTTGTGTTCCAGATTAAAAGCATTGACATCTTTGTTTCAAACCATAGGGTTCTCTGTCAATGATTTGGCACTCCACAGGGGCATAGGCGGTGTTCAGGGACTACTGTTCTGGGTAGCATAGCTTGAGTCAGGGTCTGGGGTAGAGTACTGGTGATGTGCACAGCATCCCACTGGCTCACAGTTCTCAGGAGTGCTTCGGTTGAGAAAAGGTGCTCTAAATTCATAAACCATTTGTTCTTTTTGATCTTCTACCCCTGTTAGCCTCCATGGGTATCCACACATACAAGCATGAACATAGACATAGACATTTCTTAAATTTCTTAGGTTTTGATACCAAGTCTCAGTCTTGACTACCGGTGTTTGATCACTCGGTAAATTTTTCCAGGGGAGCATTTGTGCTTTTGATGAAAGGGTAATTATAAGTACTATAAAGGATTAAGTCTGTGTGGTTCTGCTGTTAAGAGATGTGAGCTTTATCTTCCCAGAATTTTTAGTCATTTCTCAGTTATATTCATAGACCTTCTGAGTTAAAtctaaggaaggagaaaaagattttctaacaaaacattgaaatttgaatttttaaattcaatttgaaAGTATTGTATGATATTGCAGATAATAGTGTGAAATAATCAGATCTAAAAAgtgcttgtgtttgttttaaggaCAACAAAGctgatgtcattttaaaatacaacGCAGATGAAGCTAGAAGTCTCAAGGCCTATGGCGAGCTTCCAGAGCATGGTAAGGACTGAGTTATTCTTAACCAATCTTATGGTGTTTAGGTTGCCTGCTGGCGTTTAAACAGTGAATggaattttatagatttttacaGATGACCCCATTTTTGTGTTTAACAGAATTAGAGATAAGCATACCTGATTATATACTTCATAGTAGATACCATAAGAAAGAAGGTACTAAAATTCTGTTCCTGATAAAAGTGTAACTAGTGAGACAGTACAGTGTCAGCCAAAGGAATTGTTATGGTTTGTTAAAACTCCTTCAAGAAAGGTTGGTGGTGTGGTACCGTTCAGTCACAGCCACCTTAGCATGCCCAAACCAGGTTCAGTCACCAGCACTATtaaaaacactccttcatgatatagctgtctcgtgtgaggctctgccagtgcctggcaaatacagaagNNNNNNNNNNNNNNNNNNNNNNNNNNNNNNNNNNNNNNNNNagctagagaaagtacccaaggagctaaagggatctgcaaccctattgttggaacaacaatatgaactaaccagtacccccagagctcgtgtctctagctgcatatgtagcagaagatggcctagtcggccatcattgggaggagagatccccttggtcttgcaaactttatatgcctcagcaaaggggaatgccagggccaagaagtgggagtgggtgggtaggggagcagggtcgggggtatagggaactttcgggatagcatttgaaatgtatataaagaaaatatctaataaaaaattggaaaaaaaaacccactcctTCAAGAGTGCCCTTGCTTGTGTGTAAATACAAATGGTAGTGACTATGTAGCATGGGTTTTCAGTAAATGTCACCTTTAATCTGTTGTATCCTTACACATTactaatgtttttaaaactaatattCTTTGTTTCCTCAAAATACAAGTCTCCTATACCCTTTTCAGATGGAAAATATACTTTATACACTGTTTTGTATGTCTATATTTTTTCATGTGGCAGGTTTTTTTTAATGCCTGCACTGTGATTCCTTATAAAACCatgacttctgttttttttttttttaacatgactTCTTATAAACAGTTAACAGCACACTGAGAATTATAAATTTGCCATTCCATTCTAGGAGACAGTAAGAGATGTGGAGATTGAGTAGTGCCCTAATTCCTTTTCCATCTTAGGGAAAAGCAGGATCTCCCCAGCTGTCTCTTCCTAATGAATTGGTGGGAATCAGtggttctcttcttctcttgTTTGTGTTCTTTGCTGTTTCTGTATGGTTCACTTGGATGAGGAGTTAAGTTTTCTGGACACTTGAAACCTTCCTCAATACCAAAGCCAGTAATGACTCCTCCAATCTTTCTCCCTCctaaaataactttttcttttcctttctttccttttcttttcttgagataggAAATAAAGTTGTTAGTATGTTTGTAAACTTCTGAAGTTCACCTGAAGGGTATAATTGCTTCAGAGTTAGTATAATTAGAGATTGTCTTTCTCAGGAGCCCTtgggaacaaaagaaaattaaaaatagtctcaatgtttttaatattttgctcCACATATCAAAATTAGTAGAAAATTggaagccttttgttttgtttttcgagacagggtttctctgtgtagccatgactgtcctggaactcactttgtagaccacgctagcctcgaactcagaaatccacctgcctctgcctcccaagtgctgggattaaaggcgtgcaacaccatgcctggctcaatttttttttgatagtgaaaatatatttttttttagtgaaaatatatttatttttttaatacaatagCTGCCCGCAATCCACTGGTGTTGATGttccagagagaagaaaatgcaagCATTTTGTAATGAGCTTTCTGTATGATACTCCAAAGCTGTTCAGCATTATGGCTTGGGAGCTAAACATGTATGGCTTGtgacttaatatttttttccttgataagGTAATTTTAGTTTCCCCCACTTTGGTAATTGTAACAATGGACTTTTAGAAGTCTGTGAGTTTTACTAGCAaacactctcttgctctctgaaCCAAATGTTGATTATTGCCAGCTCAAGAAACTGGAgaatcggggctggtgagatggctcagtgggtaagagcacccgactgctcttccaaaggtccagagttcaaatcccagcaaccatatggtggctcacaaccatcNNNNNNNNNNNNNNNNNNNNNNNNNNNNNNNNNNNNNNNNNNNNNNNNNNNNNNNNNNNNNNNNNNNNNNNNNNNNNNNNNNNNNNNNNNNNNNNNNNNNNNNNNNNNNNNNNNNNNNNNNNNNNNNNNNNNNNNNNNNNNNNNNNNNNNNNNNNNNNNNNNNNNNNNNNNNNNNNNNNNNNNNNNNNNNNNNNNNNNNNNNNNNNNNNNNNNNNNNNNNNNNNNNNNNNNNNNNNNNNNNNNNNNNNNNNNNNNNNNNNNNNNNNNNNNNNNNNNNNNNNNNNNNNNNNNNNNNNNNNNNNNNNNNNNNNNNNNNNNNNNNNNNNNNACTAAGAAACTATTAAACAGTGGGAAGCCTGGCTGTTTTAAGTACCTCACTTCCTTTTTGATAAGATACAGACCTTGAATGCAATGCAATTTCCTCAGTAACATTAGCTTTCGTAGCAGTTTATAGCATTAAGAGGTTCTGCCTGGTTTGTACACTAGGTGGGTCAGCTCTAGAATTTAGGCATTTATACTTTTCCTGAGTTATACCCACAGAATCTCCTCAGAGTTGCCTGTAGATAGCATTTATTTCTGCATATTTAGGAAATatctacaaagaaaaatgaaaagtagaAATTATGTTTTCAGGAAGTCAATATTTCATAatcagtttttgtgtgtgttttttttttttttttagctaaaatCAATGAAACTGATACATTTGGTCCTGGGGATGATGATGAAATTCAGTTTGATGACATTGGGGATGATGATGAAGACATCGATGATGTAAGTGGACACATCCTGcttttcctgctttctgtttgtGAGTTATATACAAAGATAATTGCCCTTTCCCTTAAATATCATAATACTAGGACTAGAGACCATTTCaatgagagtgtgtgtatatatgtctgtgtatatatttggAGTGGGAAGGACATTCAGAAAGAGGAAGACGATCAAGGTGGAGAGATGAAAGAATAGTAGGTGAGTATTGGATGGAgacatgtttgtgcatgtatgaaaTGTTGCAATGAAAACCATTATTTAGCAcaattaatatatacaaataaaagtgTATTTGGGGAAACTGGAGCTATGTGATTGCTGCAAGTCAGCCTGGACTGCAAAGTGAAtaccagaccagccagagctacacagcaatTCCTTGCTATCTTTCAACATGGTACTATCATAACAAAAACATTTTAgcagctggaaaaaaaatggtATATCACTTAACACACATCAGGTAGCCTGTAAGCAAGcacatttataaaagtaaatatatttttaaggtttttattttattttacaaatgtgcttctttttttaaaaaatacataatatttatgtgcattggtgttttgccggTGTGTATGCTTGTTAGAAGGTGTCAGAATCCCTGTAACTGCAGTTGCAGATGGGTATAAGCTTCCAtggggatgctgagaattgaaccctgcTTCTCTGGCTAAATACctttagaaaaacattttaagactggagagatggtttagtaggTAAGGATTCCAAAGACTCCAGGTTTGAGGCCCAGAACTCATCTGTAACCTCCAGTTCAGAGGACTTCTTACCtcttctctctggcctccaagggcactaggcacacatgtggtgtgcaTATAAAATTAGTAACATACTCCAAAATAGAAAGtgaattttttaatgtatgtatctTTAGAGATTATGGGGAGGGTAGTTGTGGTGCCTAAATTCTAAGGTTAAATATGTCCTCCACCACTCCCAGCAAACCATTCTTTGAGTAAATTGTTACTTGTATTTGGGCAGTAGAATGACCATACAGTAACCATATGTTATGGGTTAGATGCTTACCCTAAGGTAAGACTCTTTAGGAAATTACACAGTCTTGAGCAAAGGCCGTACATAACTCAGTGGTAGGATGTTTCCTAACTTATACAAGGCCCTAAGTAAGCACCCAGTAATTCAGAAAGCAAacagggggagagaaaagaagacagaggaactcggaaaaaaggaagaagctaAGAGTCTATGGTCCTCttgttataattttattgttttttacttatgtgtagtatatgtgaGTTGGGTATCATGTGTATATCGGAGACcagaacagagcatcagatcctctggaactggagttaaaggcactTGTGATCCTCCCAATGTGGGTGCCAGTAACAAAACTCTACAGGAGCAGCAAACAGTTTTATCCAACGCGCCATCTCTACCCACAGAGTTTATATTGTTGCAAGTACTATTTTAAAATAGGTATTTAGCCGGGctttggtggcgcacgcctttaatcccagcacttagaaggcagaggcaggcggatctctgagttccaggacagccagggctacacagagaaaccctgtctcgaaaaaccaaaaaaaaaaaaaaatatatatatatatatatatatatatatatatttatttatttatttatttagcgtATGGGTGAACAAGTATAACCGTACTAGGCCATGCTTGTTAAGGTCAGTTCACATGGGTTCAAGAGAGCCTCAGGTTTGACAACAAACACACTTTCCTTCTGAGCCACTCCCTGGCCTGTGAACTATGTCTTGGTTGTTTTAGGTTGGTTCTTAAAAGCTTGTTATATCACCTGAaacctctgctttctctctcgGGTACATTTCTCTATTTGTTTCTTATGTGTTTAAAGGTATTCTGTCAGTACTCCTGTAACCAACTTGAAAGAAAAGGATTTAAGACAGAACTGGTCCTTAAGGGTCCCATTCATGTTGCCTGTCTATTCCTAATTCCAAACTACTAAATGTGAagtcagtgctggggagatggcttggctgTTGATGAAGCTTGCTGTCTCCTTCCTTTTGCATTGTTTGcattcttattttgctttttggaTCAAAaaggaatgtttgtgtgtgtgtgtgtgtgtgtgtgtgtgtgtgtgtgtgtgtgtgtgtgtctgtctgtctgtctgtctgtctgtctgtctgtctgtctgtctgtgagagtgtcagtggtggccagaagagggtgttaggttccctggagctggagttgcagtcAGTTgtaaactatctttttttttttttttaaagatttatttatttattacatgtaagtacactgtcttcagacactccagaagagggcgccagatctcgttacggatggttgtgagccaccatgtggttgctgggattagacctctggaccttcggaagagcagtcgggtgctcttacccactgagccatctcaccagcccccagttgtGAACTATCttattggtgctgggaaccaaaccaggtaCCTCTGCATGAGGTGTAAGCATTCTAAAAGAGCAAAGAACTCCTGAGGGAAATGTTGTCAccggttctataagaaatcaacTTGGTCTGAAGAGAAACTTCCATGTGGAAGCTTTCCTCAATTACAACTCACTTTTAGAAGCCCCAGTCTCCATAATATTTTACGTGGTACATGTTATTTTCTAAAGGTTGTGTAGGTTTCTGTGTGCgggtgcccacggaggccagcaGGACATTGGTCCTGAGGTCCTCTTCCTCCGAGCTCCACTAGCAGTGCACCCACGATCGCACATACAGGGTCTTGTTTAGAATTTCCCCTTTGACTTaaagttcttttctctttcagatcTAAAGCGAACTCAACATTTTACATTCCAGTCTTCCGGAAGATTGTCCTTCAAGCTTGGAAAAGTTTTCACTATCATCTTCATTGTAATTTGTTGAGATTACAGTCTTTGAAAAACTGTTAACTGATATGCTAAGTCCACTTTGTTGATTCGATTCAATGGTCCTTAAgactgtttaagaaaaaaaaagcctttcctACTTTGACCCCTTCCAGTAAGTAAATGGGTGTTTTGAATAAACCATTTGCCTTGTACTCAGTATAAAGTATGACTAAGCCCTGCCTTTGCATAGCTGTTGACTGGACAGTCTTTGTGTA
Encoded proteins:
- the Eif1ax gene encoding eukaryotic translation initiation factor 1A, X-chromosomal translates to MPKNKGKGGKNRRRGKNENESEKRELVFKEDGQEYAQVIKMLGNGRLEAMCFDGVKRLCHIRGKLRKKVWINTSDIILVGLRDYQDNKADVILKYNADEARSLKAYGELPEHAKINETDTFGPGDDDEIQFDDIGDDDEDIDDI